Proteins from a genomic interval of Medicago truncatula cultivar Jemalong A17 chromosome 3, MtrunA17r5.0-ANR, whole genome shotgun sequence:
- the LOC120579499 gene encoding uncharacterized protein: MASLHNLSLSDDEEELELQHDINSTQIADPNLRLVGRFLTNRPIRTYMMMEKIETFWNPVRGVKIQELEPNLFTFQFYHHLDLQRILRKGPWYFDNHLLILDTIPENTNPNLVALQTVPFWIQVHDLPAGYMSEKVGIDIANSIGQFIEYDAKNGSNYLRQFMKIRVLLDVTKPLKRMKKIKMHGGGTSTIKFKYERLGNYCYYCGMLGHIEDYCEKLYSANSDDGTRIWGPELRVEKQRNHGGGDVNKLRDGGITITAPATVTVTKSNGQNADSGVSNISNSGALISLLRNPNLLRKSKLDNAAAANSNAHANDDQLMEENNEVFIANKTKRSREVISENRHIQSSSVVTGKNTHHAQSSSTPSNKAVTISTSMHVPQTNHFLSAEPRIQACREQ, translated from the coding sequence ATGGCCTCTCTCCACAACCTCTCCTTGAGTGATGATGAGGAAGAATTAGAGCTGCAACATGATATTAATTCCACACAGATTGCTGATCCCAACCTCCGCCTTGTTGGTCGCTTCCTAACAAACAGACCCATTCGAACCTACATGATGATGGAAAAAATCGAAACATTCTGGAACCCTGTCCGTGGTGTAAAAATTCAAGAATTAGAGCCAAACTTATTCACTTTCCAATTCTACCACCACCTTGATTTACAGAGAATCTTGAGAAAAGGCCCATGGTACTTTGACAATCACTTGTTGATCCTGGACACTATTCCTGAGAATACTAATCCAAATCTAGTTGCTCTCCAGACTGTTCCATTTTGGATTCAAGTCCATGATCTTCCCGCGGGCTATATGTCTGAGAAAGTTGGAATAGACATTGCAAACTCCATCGGTCAATTCATTGAGTATGATGCGAAGAACGGTTCAAACTATCTTCGACAGTTTATGAAGATTCGTGTCTTGCTAGATGTCACGAAACCTCTGAAGCGTATGAAGAAGATCAAAATGCATGGTGGTGGAACCAGCACcatcaaattcaaatatgaaaGACTGGGGAATTATTGCTACTATTGTGGTATGTTGGGCCACATTGAGGACTACTGCGAAAAGCTCTACTCGGCAAACTCCGACGACGGTACTAGAATCTGGGGTCCCGAGCTGCGCGTAGAGAAGCAGCGCAACCATGGTGGTGGCGATGTGAACAAGCTGAGAGATGGTGGCATCACAATTACTGCGCCGGCAACAGTTACAGTTACCAAAAGTAACGGTCAAAATGCAGATTCTGGTGTTTCAAACATTTCCAATTCTGGCGCATTGATTAGTCTGTTACGAAATCCAAATTTACTGCGCAAATCAAAGCTAGATAATGCGGCAGCAGCTAATTCAAATGCTCACGCTAATGATGATCAGCTGATGGAGGAGAATAATGAGGTATTTATTGCCAACAAGACAAAACGGTCCAGGGAAGTAATTTCTGAGAATAGGCACATTCAAAGCTCATCAGTTGTTACAGGAAAAAACACTCATCATGCTCAGTCATCATCTACTCCAAGCAACAAAGCAGTAACTATCTCCACCTCTATGCACGTCCCGCAGACGAATCACTTTTTATCAGCGGAGCCTAGAATCCAGGCCTGCCGGGAACAATGA